Below is a genomic region from Arcanobacterium haemolyticum DSM 20595.
CAGTCATGTACCCGATGCCCTGGCCCTAAACTATCCACGTCCAGCACCCCAGAAACGCGCCCGGTTCCCGGGTCAACAAACACGTTAGCCTCATAAAAATCGCCGTGTGTAGGAACGATCGGCCCCAGATCGGCGCGCTCCAACGCGGCCCGTATCCGCCCGGCCAATCCGCGCGCCCGGTCGGCTTCTTCGGGCAACACACTGGCGGCGGCTTCAGCATAATGTTCACACCGCTCCACCCAGGCAGGCCGTGCAGGCAGCCCGATCGCCACCAATGGCAAACTATCCAGCACGCCAGCCAACGAATCAAGCACGCCCCGCGCCTGCTCCAGATTCCCCGGCACCACACTGGCATACACTTTACTCAGCGGTATCCCATCAAGCGCATTGGTCACCACGCACCCGCGATCGTCCCGCCGTTCGATCCGCGGCGCCGGCGTCCCAGCCCGCTCCAACATTCGCAACCGGGTAGCCACGCCATCCACATGTTCGGGCAGCATGACTTTGCCGAACCGCACAGCCCCGCTATCGTCAAAAATCTTTACAACGGCCCGCCGGGTTGGCCGATACGCCACCAGCTCCACGTCAACATCAAACCCGAGCCACTCCCCCAACAAAACCGGATCGCACGCCAGCTCCAAGGCAGGAAGTTGCGGATCAAAAGGATGCTCCCACACGTGCACGCGCACGTCCCGCCAGGTCACGGTGCGGCCGTC
It encodes:
- a CDS encoding phosphotransferase family protein → MTFPVSQTALRRERADHERTILALLTGSDAAHMLSVALAHRGVVRSWNVHAIHHRPGAGVSVGYSVVLDAARGSGGAVARRETYVVASSGRIDEDRLAEVDGRTVTWRDVRVHVWEHPFDPQLPALELACDPVLLGEWLGFDVDVELVAYRPTRRAVVKIFDDSGAVRFGKVMLPEHVDGVATRLRMLERAGTPAPRIERRDDRGCVVTNALDGIPLSKVYASVVPGNLEQARGVLDSLAGVLDSLPLVAIGLPARPAWVERCEHYAEAAASVLPEEADRARGLAGRIRAALERADLGPIVPTHGDFYEANVFVDPGTGRVSGVLDVDSLGPGHRVHDWACLLGHMSVLPGLAPKTYEHVDLLLADWTGCVARWVDPMALGASAAGVVLSLVAGARRSRKKNWQAEALFRLEVAEKWLR